Proteins encoded within one genomic window of Corynebacterium aurimucosum:
- the dnaA gene encoding chromosomal replication initiator protein DnaA, translating to MSDPQAALRASWKAVVSDLLAQSEQPSSDVPNFSHSQRLNLQLVEPIMIGDGYALIAAPHENAKTVIETELGEYITRALSQHMGRPCSLAVTIAAPPQPAPQEEPPAPAPQRPIQTEAPEHGMGHQAQAFQQPTPPAPTSQPETPSHHQPRSWETAHSPASLDELAQHYSEQQSTAPSGYPEAAGARIPREEPAHNPNREKSLNPKHTFENFVIGSSNRFANGAAVAVAENPARAYNPLFIWGGSGLGKTHLLHAAGNYAQVLHPGLRVKYVSSEEFTNDYINSLRDDRQESFKRRYRNLDILMVDDIQFLEGKESTQEEFFHTFNALHQANKQIILSSDRPPKQLTTLEDRLRTRFEGGLITDIQPPDLETRIAILMKKASADGTDVDRSVLELIASRFESSIRELEGALIRVSAYSSLVNEPISLEMAEIALHDLAPDSADRQITAAAIIEVTADYFNIDVDTLRGSGKKRAVAHARQLAMYLCRELTELSLPKIGDQFGGKDHTTVIYADRKIRKEMTENRNTYDEIQALTQRVKNHNQR from the coding sequence CATGATCGGTGATGGCTATGCGTTGATCGCCGCGCCACACGAGAACGCCAAAACTGTCATCGAAACTGAACTAGGGGAATACATCACCCGCGCTCTATCGCAGCACATGGGTCGCCCCTGTTCTTTGGCCGTGACCATTGCGGCACCCCCGCAGCCGGCACCACAGGAAGAGCCTCCAGCACCCGCACCTCAACGCCCTATCCAAACCGAGGCTCCCGAGCACGGCATGGGGCACCAGGCGCAGGCTTTCCAGCAGCCCACACCGCCCGCTCCAACCTCCCAGCCAGAAACACCAAGCCACCATCAGCCGCGCTCATGGGAGACTGCGCATTCCCCAGCCAGCCTCGATGAATTGGCGCAACACTACAGCGAGCAACAAAGCACCGCACCCAGTGGCTACCCCGAAGCAGCCGGGGCACGGATCCCGCGGGAGGAGCCAGCGCACAACCCGAACCGAGAAAAGTCTCTCAATCCGAAGCACACCTTTGAGAACTTCGTCATCGGTTCCTCCAACCGCTTTGCTAACGGCGCCGCCGTGGCCGTCGCGGAAAACCCCGCGCGCGCCTATAACCCACTCTTTATTTGGGGCGGTTCCGGCCTCGGCAAAACGCACCTGCTGCACGCAGCCGGCAACTACGCCCAGGTCCTGCACCCGGGACTGCGCGTGAAATACGTGTCCTCGGAGGAATTCACCAACGACTACATCAACTCCCTGCGTGATGACCGCCAGGAATCCTTCAAGCGCCGCTACCGCAACCTGGACATCCTCATGGTCGATGACATCCAGTTCCTAGAAGGCAAAGAGTCCACCCAGGAGGAGTTCTTCCACACCTTCAATGCGCTGCACCAGGCCAACAAACAGATCATTTTGTCCTCCGACCGTCCACCGAAGCAGCTGACCACACTGGAAGATCGCCTCCGCACGCGCTTCGAGGGCGGATTGATTACGGATATTCAGCCGCCAGACCTAGAGACGCGCATCGCTATCCTCATGAAGAAGGCCTCCGCGGACGGCACAGACGTCGATCGCTCGGTTCTCGAGCTCATCGCCTCTCGCTTTGAATCTTCGATCCGCGAGCTCGAAGGTGCGCTCATCCGCGTTTCTGCCTATTCCTCTCTGGTCAACGAGCCGATCAGTTTGGAGATGGCGGAGATTGCTCTGCACGATCTGGCCCCGGATTCTGCAGATCGCCAAATCACCGCGGCAGCCATCATCGAGGTGACCGCGGATTACTTCAACATCGACGTGGATACCTTGCGCGGTTCTGGTAAGAAACGCGCCGTGGCTCACGCCCGTCAGCTAGCGATGTATCTGTGTCGCGAACTCACTGAGCTCTCCCTGCCAAAGATTGGTGACCAGTTCGGCGGCAAGGACCACACCACCGTCATCTATGCGGACCGCAAAATCCGTAAGGAGATGACTGAGAACCGGAATACCTACGACGAGATCCAGGCGCTGACCCAGCGCGTGAAGAATCACAACCAGCGTTAG
- the dnaN gene encoding DNA polymerase III subunit beta, producing the protein MEQSVSFRVAKDDLANAVAWVARSLPSKVTQPVLRAMLITADDNGLEFTGFDYEVSTRVRIAGMVDEPGRIAVAGKLLSDIVASLPNKEIEMTQEDNKVLLTCGSSRFELPLIPLDDYPQLPVLPEVTGTINPQLFVEAISQVVAAAGKDDTLPMLTGVHIDINGSHVEMTATDRFRLAMRTFEWEPVSPDVQAKLLVPAKTLQETGRSLDTHLNIPVEIAVGTGDNIAAEGLFGLHADNRETTTRMLDADFPNVAPLLPKTHSAMASIEVAPLQEAIRRVSLLTDRNAQIRMEFSEGEVTLAAGADSGRASETLPCAFNGREDFVIAFNPSYLKDGLAVVHTDRVVFGFTEPSRPAIMIPEPEELPVANEDGSFPTPETDFTYLLMPVRLPG; encoded by the coding sequence ATGGAGCAGTCCGTGTCATTTCGCGTTGCCAAAGATGACCTCGCCAACGCCGTAGCGTGGGTCGCGCGCAGCCTTCCCTCGAAGGTCACCCAGCCGGTACTGCGCGCCATGCTGATCACCGCGGATGACAATGGTTTGGAATTCACCGGCTTCGACTACGAAGTTTCCACCCGTGTGCGTATCGCCGGCATGGTGGATGAGCCGGGACGCATCGCCGTGGCCGGTAAGTTGCTTTCTGACATCGTTGCTTCCTTGCCCAACAAGGAAATCGAGATGACCCAGGAAGACAACAAAGTTCTGTTGACCTGTGGTTCCTCCCGTTTCGAGCTGCCGCTCATTCCGCTGGATGATTACCCTCAGCTCCCTGTTTTGCCGGAGGTCACCGGCACCATTAACCCGCAGCTCTTCGTGGAGGCCATCAGCCAGGTCGTTGCGGCTGCCGGCAAGGATGACACCCTGCCGATGCTCACTGGTGTGCACATCGACATCAATGGTTCCCACGTGGAAATGACGGCGACGGACCGTTTCCGCCTGGCCATGCGCACCTTCGAGTGGGAGCCGGTATCTCCTGATGTCCAGGCCAAGCTTCTTGTCCCGGCCAAGACGCTGCAGGAGACTGGCCGCTCCTTGGACACGCACCTCAACATCCCGGTAGAAATTGCCGTGGGCACTGGTGACAACATCGCTGCGGAAGGCCTTTTTGGCCTGCATGCGGATAACCGCGAGACCACGACCCGCATGTTGGACGCGGATTTCCCCAACGTGGCACCGCTGCTGCCCAAGACCCACAGCGCCATGGCCAGCATTGAGGTTGCTCCGCTCCAGGAAGCGATTCGACGCGTCTCGCTGTTGACGGATCGCAACGCTCAGATCCGCATGGAGTTCAGCGAAGGTGAGGTGACCTTGGCGGCCGGTGCGGACTCTGGTCGTGCAAGCGAGACCTTGCCGTGCGCCTTCAACGGCCGTGAGGATTTTGTTATTGCCTTCAACCCGTCCTACCTCAAGGATGGTTTGGCTGTGGTTCACACGGACCGCGTGGTCTTTGGCTTCACCGAACCTTCGCGCCCGGCAATCATGATTCCGGAACCGGAAGAGCTGCCGGTAGCCAACGAAGACGGCTCTTTCCCGACCCCGGAGACTGATTTCACCTACCTCTTGATGCCAGTGCGCTTGCCAGGCTAG
- the recF gene encoding DNA replication/repair protein RecF (All proteins in this family for which functions are known are DNA-binding proteins that assist the filamentation of RecA onto DNA for the initiation of recombination or recombinational repair.), whose translation MYIRDLDVRDFRSWPELTLRLKPGITLFVGRNGFGKTNIVEAIGYTAHLSSHRVAHDAPLVRQGAHNARISATAVNQGRELTAHLLIKPHAANQAQINRTRLKSPRELLGVVKTVLFSPEDLSLVRGEPAARRQYLDDIIASRTPRLAGVKADYDKVLKQRNALLKSASPSLRRGYSDSDGASALATLDVWDTQLSSLGAQVIQARLALVDELRELIPAAYAGLAPESRPANIEYKSTVDISDPEVIEAMMLTELASKRQREIERGISLVGPHRDDLLLNLGASPAKGFASHGETWSYAISLRLAEFNLLRQDGTDPILILDDVFAELDAKRREKLVHLAAGAEQVLITAAVDEDLPGNLQPIERFTVTVRDTDEGRISEIAPYTAGGDEDD comes from the coding sequence ATGTATATTCGCGATCTCGATGTCAGGGACTTCCGCTCCTGGCCCGAGCTCACCCTCAGGCTGAAACCGGGAATTACCTTGTTTGTCGGCCGCAACGGTTTCGGCAAGACCAATATCGTCGAGGCCATCGGGTATACCGCGCATCTATCCTCACACCGTGTGGCCCACGATGCCCCCCTCGTGCGCCAGGGCGCACACAATGCTCGTATCTCTGCCACGGCGGTGAACCAGGGCAGAGAGCTCACTGCGCACCTACTGATCAAACCCCACGCGGCCAACCAGGCGCAGATCAACCGTACGCGCCTGAAATCCCCGCGTGAGCTACTAGGCGTGGTGAAAACCGTGTTGTTTTCCCCCGAGGATTTATCGCTCGTACGCGGCGAACCGGCAGCGCGCCGCCAGTATCTGGATGACATCATTGCCTCGCGCACGCCGCGTTTGGCTGGTGTGAAGGCCGATTATGACAAGGTGCTCAAGCAGCGGAATGCGTTGTTGAAGTCGGCGTCGCCAAGCTTGCGCCGCGGCTACAGCGACAGTGATGGTGCCTCGGCGCTGGCGACTCTCGACGTGTGGGATACACAGCTGTCTTCCCTCGGTGCGCAGGTGATTCAGGCACGCCTTGCGCTTGTCGACGAACTCCGCGAGCTCATCCCCGCCGCCTATGCCGGGCTTGCCCCGGAATCGCGGCCGGCGAATATTGAGTACAAGTCCACGGTGGATATTTCTGATCCTGAGGTCATCGAGGCCATGATGCTCACCGAACTCGCTAGCAAGCGCCAGCGCGAGATCGAACGCGGTATCTCGCTTGTTGGCCCGCACCGCGATGACCTGCTGCTTAATCTAGGAGCGAGCCCTGCCAAGGGCTTTGCCAGCCACGGCGAGACCTGGTCCTATGCCATCTCCCTGCGGTTGGCGGAGTTCAACTTGTTGCGCCAGGACGGCACTGATCCGATCCTCATCCTCGATGATGTCTTCGCTGAGCTGGACGCCAAACGCCGCGAAAAGCTCGTTCACCTCGCGGCAGGTGCGGAACAGGTGCTCATCACCGCAGCTGTGGATGAGGATCTGCCCGGCAACTTGCAGCCCATCGAACGTTTTACGGTCACGGTCCGCGATACCGACGAGGGCCGAATCTCCGAGATCGCTCCGTATACGGCGGGCGGTGACGAGGATGACTGA
- a CDS encoding DciA family protein — protein MTEPDFDPVKALFERTRNNSKNPPKLNKPAPKMNLAQTSSEKQPKPYQRGRPSGPDGRRRRRSLEIPSLGAQIQREIGKRGWEHELAHGWVMGNWENLVGERIAAHTQPLNIKEQVVYVACDSSSWATELRYLQRPILQKIADRLGPDVVVKLHIQGPKQHRNYEGRQWVKPQGSQDTYG, from the coding sequence ATGACTGAACCAGACTTTGATCCGGTTAAGGCGCTTTTTGAGCGCACGCGGAACAATTCCAAAAATCCGCCGAAGCTCAATAAGCCGGCGCCCAAAATGAACTTAGCCCAGACATCTTCAGAGAAGCAGCCAAAGCCCTATCAGCGTGGTCGGCCGAGCGGTCCCGATGGCCGTCGCAGGCGACGGAGCCTCGAGATCCCTAGCCTCGGCGCGCAGATCCAACGAGAGATTGGCAAGCGCGGCTGGGAACACGAATTGGCCCATGGCTGGGTCATGGGCAATTGGGAAAACCTCGTCGGCGAGCGCATTGCTGCGCATACGCAACCGCTCAACATCAAAGAGCAGGTTGTCTACGTGGCGTGTGATTCCTCCAGCTGGGCTACCGAGTTGCGCTACCTGCAGCGTCCCATCTTGCAAAAGATTGCGGATCGCCTGGGCCCAGACGTGGTGGTTAAGCTGCACATTCAGGGTCCTAAGCAGCACCGGAATTACGAGGGCCGCCAATGGGTCAAGCCGCAGGGTTCGCAAGATACCTACGGCTGA
- the gyrB gene encoding DNA topoisomerase (ATP-hydrolyzing) subunit B, protein MAEQHAYDAGSITILEGLEAVRKRPGMYIGSTGARGLHHLIWEIVDNSVDEAMAGYADKVIVTLREDGGIEVIDNGRGIPVEMHASGVPTVQVVMTQLHAGGKFDSESYAVSGGLHGVGISVVNALSTRVEADIKRDGKHWYQNFNNAIPDELVEGDNARGTGTTIRFWPDPEIFETVEFKYETIARRLQEMAFLNKGLTIVLRDERAISKEQAELEEIAEAGDSAVSLSSLDEKEKSDKDGEDSEEKTSKKNKEVIYHYPNGLQDYVEHLNKTKTAIHPTIVAFDVKGEDHEVEIALQWNQGYKESVHTFANTINTHEGGTHEEGFRAALTSLMNRYAKEHKLLKEKDGNLSGDDCREGLAAVISVKVADPQFEGQTKTKLGNSEIRGFVQRSVNEHLNDWFDANPAEAKVIINKAVSSAHARVAARKARELVRRKSAGDLGGLPGKLADCRSKDSKRTELYIVEGDSAGGSAKGGRDSMFQAILPLRGKILNVEKARMDKVLKNAEVQAIITALGTGIHEEFDISKLRYDKIVLMADADVDGQHIATLLLTLLFRFMPQLVEDGHVFLANPPLYKLKWAKGQPGYAFSDAERDKLLAEGLEQGRKINKDDGIQRYKGLGEMNAAELWETTLDPTTRVLRRVDLEDAQRADELFSILMGDDVSARRSFITRRAKDVRFLDV, encoded by the coding sequence GTGGCTGAACAACACGCATATGATGCGGGGTCAATCACAATTCTGGAGGGCCTCGAGGCCGTCCGTAAGCGCCCCGGTATGTACATCGGCTCCACCGGTGCCCGTGGCCTGCACCACCTGATTTGGGAGATCGTTGACAACTCCGTCGATGAGGCGATGGCAGGTTATGCCGACAAGGTCATCGTCACCCTCCGTGAGGATGGCGGCATCGAGGTCATCGATAACGGCCGTGGTATCCCGGTGGAGATGCACGCCTCTGGCGTTCCCACCGTCCAGGTGGTCATGACCCAGCTGCATGCCGGCGGTAAGTTCGACTCTGAATCTTATGCCGTGTCCGGTGGTCTGCACGGCGTGGGTATCTCTGTGGTCAACGCTTTGTCCACCCGTGTGGAGGCGGACATCAAGCGCGATGGCAAGCACTGGTACCAGAACTTCAACAATGCCATCCCCGATGAGCTTGTCGAAGGCGATAATGCTCGCGGCACCGGAACCACCATTCGCTTCTGGCCGGACCCGGAAATTTTCGAAACCGTCGAGTTCAAGTACGAAACGATCGCTCGCCGCCTGCAGGAGATGGCCTTCCTGAACAAGGGCCTGACCATTGTGCTGCGTGACGAGCGCGCTATCTCCAAAGAACAGGCCGAGCTAGAGGAGATCGCCGAAGCCGGCGACTCCGCCGTGAGCCTGAGCTCCCTCGATGAGAAGGAAAAGTCCGACAAGGACGGCGAGGATAGCGAGGAGAAGACTTCCAAGAAGAACAAGGAAGTTATTTATCACTATCCGAACGGCCTGCAGGACTATGTTGAGCACCTCAACAAGACCAAGACCGCCATTCACCCCACCATCGTTGCCTTCGACGTCAAGGGTGAGGACCACGAGGTCGAAATCGCACTGCAGTGGAACCAGGGCTACAAGGAATCCGTCCACACCTTTGCCAACACCATCAACACCCATGAGGGTGGTACGCACGAGGAAGGCTTCCGCGCTGCGCTGACCTCCCTGATGAACCGCTACGCTAAGGAGCACAAGCTCCTCAAGGAAAAGGATGGCAACCTTTCCGGCGATGACTGCCGTGAAGGCCTTGCTGCCGTTATTTCCGTCAAGGTGGCGGACCCACAGTTCGAGGGTCAGACCAAGACCAAGCTTGGTAACTCGGAAATTCGTGGCTTTGTCCAGCGTTCCGTCAATGAGCACCTCAATGATTGGTTCGACGCCAACCCGGCTGAGGCAAAGGTCATCATCAATAAGGCCGTGTCCTCCGCGCACGCCCGTGTGGCCGCACGCAAGGCTCGTGAGCTCGTGCGCCGTAAGTCTGCCGGTGACCTCGGCGGCCTGCCGGGCAAGCTAGCGGATTGCCGCTCCAAGGACTCGAAGCGCACTGAGCTTTATATCGTGGAGGGTGACTCCGCAGGCGGTTCCGCTAAGGGCGGCCGCGATTCCATGTTCCAGGCCATCCTGCCGCTGCGCGGCAAGATCCTCAACGTGGAAAAAGCCCGCATGGACAAGGTTCTGAAGAACGCTGAGGTCCAGGCCATCATTACCGCCCTGGGTACCGGCATCCACGAAGAGTTTGATATTTCCAAGCTGCGCTACGACAAGATTGTGCTCATGGCCGATGCCGACGTGGACGGCCAGCACATCGCCACGCTTCTGTTGACTCTGCTCTTCCGTTTCATGCCGCAGCTGGTGGAGGATGGCCACGTCTTCCTGGCTAATCCGCCGCTGTACAAGTTGAAGTGGGCGAAGGGCCAGCCGGGCTACGCCTTCTCCGATGCCGAGCGTGACAAGCTGCTTGCCGAGGGCCTGGAGCAGGGACGCAAGATCAACAAGGATGACGGTATCCAGCGCTACAAGGGTCTGGGTGAGATGAACGCCGCCGAGCTGTGGGAGACCACCCTGGATCCGACCACCCGCGTGCTCCGTCGCGTGGACTTGGAGGATGCACAGCGCGCCGACGAGCTCTTCTCTATCCTCATGGGTGATGACGTGTCTGCTCGCCGCTCCTTCATTACCCGCCGCGCGAAGGACGTCCGCTTCCTTGACGTCTAA
- a CDS encoding DUF6918 family protein: MTNLTQLLQSPTRNAVVADLATAADDTVSSLSGISGMAFKGALAAAKKADSKVLSKGINQMLPELLNSLDSYWKEFEGSEQSDFGTYLDGRSAEVTEVILTTADKAAEDVKAPGIARTYKSLRGKASSILEPNVATIGRVLQRHMGTV, from the coding sequence ATGACAAACCTCACCCAGCTTCTCCAATCCCCTACCCGCAACGCCGTGGTGGCGGACTTGGCCACGGCCGCCGATGACACCGTCTCTTCGCTTTCCGGCATTTCCGGAATGGCCTTCAAGGGCGCTCTAGCCGCCGCAAAGAAGGCAGATTCTAAGGTCTTATCCAAGGGAATCAACCAGATGCTCCCGGAGCTGCTCAACAGCCTGGATTCCTACTGGAAGGAATTCGAAGGCTCTGAGCAGTCTGACTTCGGCACCTACCTGGACGGACGCAGCGCTGAGGTTACAGAGGTCATCTTGACTACTGCGGACAAAGCCGCTGAGGACGTAAAGGCTCCTGGCATCGCTCGCACCTACAAGTCCCTGCGCGGCAAAGCCTCCTCCATCTTGGAGCCCAATGTTGCGACCATCGGCCGCGTTCTGCAACGCCACATGGGCACTGTCTAA
- a CDS encoding cell filamentation protein Fic yields MSAEQLLLAAREFCQTYRVRVINFAALAAAAAASTATVEGIAVHGSRSAAAESLETVLRAVPALSGKNEEFARFCTEVYLSVAEVM; encoded by the coding sequence ATGAGCGCAGAACAGCTGCTCCTCGCCGCACGGGAGTTCTGCCAAACCTATCGGGTGCGGGTTATAAACTTTGCCGCCTTGGCCGCCGCGGCGGCAGCGAGCACGGCCACCGTCGAGGGAATTGCCGTTCATGGCAGCCGCTCTGCGGCGGCAGAATCACTAGAAACAGTCTTGCGCGCGGTCCCCGCTCTGAGTGGAAAGAACGAAGAATTCGCGCGATTTTGCACGGAGGTCTATCTTTCTGTTGCAGAAGTTATGTAA
- a CDS encoding CopG family transcriptional regulator: protein MAMTLRLTPEQDHALTLLASAQGTSKHETVVRAIVAAAARTLSDAAVQDTARRLLPGRSELEAEIRQARGERQ, encoded by the coding sequence ATGGCTATGACACTGCGCCTGACCCCGGAACAAGACCACGCGCTGACCCTGCTGGCCTCCGCGCAAGGAACCTCCAAGCACGAGACGGTGGTCCGCGCCATCGTTGCGGCAGCAGCACGAACCCTCTCGGATGCTGCCGTGCAGGACACCGCGCGCCGGCTGCTGCCCGGGCGTTCAGAATTAGAAGCGGAGATCCGCCAAGCCCGGGGAGAGCGTCAATGA